One segment of Triticum aestivum cultivar Chinese Spring chromosome 2A, IWGSC CS RefSeq v2.1, whole genome shotgun sequence DNA contains the following:
- the LOC123191534 gene encoding dirigent protein 1-like, translating to MPVAKSKQRSTLFVFLYFASSAALAVLLSASWQWLAGASARPARMRLFMHDVLTGPGATAVEVVNGTGPSLFGGDPPLRFGQVVVIDDALTDGPDPASRPVGRAQGTYVFASMHDPALLFCMNVVLTAGPYSGSTFAVVGRDNIVEPLRELSVVGGTGRFRMATGYVLWRTASWQLRKNAVLDLDVFIYVHAHAHAHAHA from the coding sequence ATGCCTGTTGCAAAGTCGAAGCAGAGGAGCACCCTCTTCGTCTTCCTGTACTTCGCCTCTTCAGCAGCGCTCGCGGTGCTGCTCTCCGCGTCCTGGCAATGGCTTGCCGGGGCATCCGCCCGGCCCGCCCGCATGCGCCTGTTCATGCACGACGTGCTCACCGGCCCGGGCGCCACGGCGGTCGAGGTCGTGAACGGCACGGGGCCATCGCTGTTCGGGGGCGACCCGCCCCTGCGGTTCGGGCAGGTGGTGGTGATCGACGACGCGCTCACGGATGGGCCGGACCCGGCGTCGAGGCCCGTGGGGCGTGCGCAGGGGACCTACGTGTTCGCGTCCATGCACGACCCGGCGCTGCTCTTCTGCATGAATGTGGTGCTCACGGCGGGGCCCTACTCCGGGAGCACCTTCGCCGTCGTCGGCCGCGACAACATCGTCGAGCCACTGCGGGAGCTGTCGGTGGTGGGCGGCACAGGGAGGTTCAGGATGGCGACGGGGTACGTGCTCTGGAGGACGGCGAGCTGGCAGCTACGCAAGAACGCCGTCCTCGACCTGGACGTGTTTATCTACGtccacgcccacgcccacgcccacgcccatGCATGA